A genomic segment from Gilvibacter sp. SZ-19 encodes:
- the tilS gene encoding tRNA lysidine(34) synthetase TilS, which produces MLTTFSAQFGETLPEIKGAKVLIACSGGLDSSVLLYLMAQQDCELLVAHCNFKLRGAESDQDQEFVRELAAKYKVGYFEKSFDTKALLEQSGESLQMMARRLRYDWFEQLLQEQQADYLMTAHHADDNLETFLININRASGIKGLCGIPSHSDKLLRPLLSFDRDTIRAYANKEGLAWREDSSNASDAYLRNALRHHVIPALKEQLPDIENQLLQTQTYLQQDLKLLVNFIEQLKDKVWQPTVYGMTIDLAALSEIGAADALLFHLLRDYGFTDWKAIGELKQAQTGKKVYSATHQLLKDREQLLLFKKEISTPDAYFEFEVFSTQELPVALQFKKVSSWSKLANHTIVVDQDRLSSPLILRKWQPGDRFFPLGMQGSKKLSDYFTDQKISGPEKEKIWLLCSGSEIVWVVGYRADDRFKVTKNTKNLLQISCAASSH; this is translated from the coding sequence ATGCTCACTACCTTTTCAGCTCAGTTTGGTGAAACCCTCCCCGAAATCAAGGGAGCCAAGGTTCTTATTGCCTGTAGCGGGGGCTTGGACAGTAGCGTGCTCTTATATTTAATGGCACAACAAGATTGTGAGCTATTGGTAGCCCATTGCAATTTTAAATTGCGCGGCGCGGAGAGCGACCAAGATCAGGAGTTTGTTCGAGAGCTAGCTGCTAAGTATAAAGTCGGTTATTTTGAAAAATCCTTTGACACAAAGGCCTTACTAGAGCAAAGCGGGGAATCGCTTCAAATGATGGCCCGTAGGTTGAGATACGATTGGTTCGAGCAGTTGCTCCAAGAGCAGCAAGCGGACTATCTGATGACAGCCCATCATGCCGATGACAATCTGGAGACCTTCTTGATCAATATCAATAGAGCGAGCGGAATTAAAGGCCTTTGTGGGATCCCATCGCATAGCGATAAATTGTTAAGGCCGCTATTGAGTTTTGATCGAGACACCATCAGAGCCTATGCCAACAAGGAAGGGCTTGCTTGGCGAGAAGACAGTTCCAATGCCTCCGATGCCTATTTACGCAACGCTTTGCGTCATCATGTTATTCCTGCATTAAAAGAACAGCTTCCCGATATAGAAAACCAACTTTTACAGACACAAACTTATTTACAGCAAGATTTAAAGCTCTTGGTGAACTTTATCGAACAGCTAAAAGATAAAGTGTGGCAGCCTACTGTTTACGGCATGACAATAGACCTTGCTGCACTCAGTGAAATTGGAGCTGCAGATGCTCTGTTGTTTCATTTGCTGCGTGATTATGGGTTTACAGATTGGAAGGCCATAGGAGAGCTTAAACAAGCCCAAACGGGTAAAAAGGTTTATTCTGCAACGCATCAGCTATTAAAAGATAGAGAGCAGCTGCTTTTATTCAAAAAGGAGATCAGCACTCCAGATGCCTATTTCGAGTTTGAGGTCTTTAGCACCCAAGAGCTACCTGTAGCGCTTCAGTTTAAAAAGGTCAGCAGTTGGTCTAAGCTTGCAAACCACACTATAGTCGTAGATCAGGACCGTTTATCGAGCCCTTTGATTTTGCGAAAATGGCAGCCCGGAGATCGATTTTTTCCCTTGGGAATGCAAGGTTCTAAAAAATTGAGTGACTACTTTACAGACCAGAAGATTTCGGGACCAGAAAAAGAAAAAATATGGCTACTTTGCAGCGGTTCTGAAATCGTTTGGGTTGTTGGCTATCGGGCAGATGATCGATTCAAAGTAACCAAAAACACTAAAAATCTACTCCAAATTTCATGCGCAGCTTCAAGTCATTAA
- a CDS encoding thioredoxin family protein, giving the protein MRSFKSLITLLVLFFALTAQAQVIDPIKWEVSISEQRGDTLKLSLNAEIIEDWYTYAYYMDEGGPIPTEISYEFTAGDYTILDDVAESEVIRKFDETFEMEIGIHEQTATFTQSVIQHKQGAPLNIVVDYQSCNAERCIFENAVLAVPVPGGSSVIENPEATEKDKTLSEALKLDLGNGQYLETDQEENSGWMNFFLGFLGGLIALLTPCVFPMIPLTVSFFTKGSEDKRKGIFNAVLYGLFIALIYVLLSVPFHVLDSINEEILNTISTNVTLNVVFFVIFLVFAFSLFGYFELTLPSSWGTKMDQKATSLGGVLGIFFMAITLAIVSFSCTGPILGTLLGNSLSSDGGAWQLTYGIAGFGLALALPFALFAMFPNWLNSLPKSGGWMTTVKVVLGFLELGFAFKFLSNADLVSHWGILKREIFLGVWILLSLALAAYLFGFFKFPHEGKSKRKAIPVLLGLLFVAFAGYMTLGLTNPPKSNLSLLSGFAPPMFYSVYDKDISDIHGEHTYTDFEQGVAAARSLNKPLIIDFTGWACVNCRKMEEQVWVEPQVRALLHEEYVLVSLYVDDRAPLDASEQFNFLRQDGSLKSIRNVGNKWATFQTVNFKNNSQPYYVLMDADLNLLNRPVGYTPDADEFASWLQTGLDNFNATKAPKPIIGN; this is encoded by the coding sequence ATGCGCAGCTTCAAGTCATTAATAACTTTACTGGTTTTATTTTTCGCCTTAACTGCTCAGGCTCAGGTCATTGATCCGATCAAGTGGGAGGTAAGTATCAGCGAGCAGCGCGGTGATACCTTAAAGCTTAGCCTAAATGCTGAGATCATAGAAGATTGGTATACCTATGCTTATTATATGGACGAAGGAGGGCCTATTCCCACCGAGATATCATATGAATTTACTGCAGGAGATTATACCATTCTAGACGATGTTGCAGAGAGTGAAGTGATCCGTAAGTTCGATGAGACCTTCGAAATGGAGATAGGTATTCACGAGCAAACCGCAACTTTTACACAGTCTGTTATTCAGCATAAGCAAGGAGCGCCACTAAACATTGTAGTAGACTATCAGTCTTGTAATGCGGAGCGCTGTATATTCGAAAATGCGGTGCTGGCTGTTCCTGTTCCTGGTGGCAGCTCTGTAATTGAAAACCCCGAAGCCACTGAAAAGGACAAGACCCTTAGTGAGGCCCTTAAACTCGATCTGGGAAATGGTCAGTACTTAGAGACAGATCAGGAAGAGAACTCCGGCTGGATGAACTTTTTCTTAGGATTTTTAGGCGGTCTCATCGCACTGCTTACACCCTGTGTTTTTCCTATGATCCCCCTCACGGTCTCCTTTTTCACCAAGGGCAGCGAGGATAAAAGGAAAGGTATTTTCAACGCCGTGCTCTACGGTTTGTTCATTGCGCTTATCTATGTGCTGCTAAGTGTTCCTTTTCACGTTCTGGATTCTATAAACGAAGAGATCCTAAACACCATCTCTACCAATGTAACGCTCAATGTGGTCTTCTTTGTGATCTTTTTGGTCTTTGCCTTTTCCTTGTTTGGATATTTCGAATTGACCCTGCCGAGCTCTTGGGGAACTAAAATGGATCAAAAAGCGACCTCATTAGGCGGCGTGCTGGGTATTTTCTTTATGGCGATAACCCTAGCCATTGTCTCCTTTTCTTGTACCGGACCTATTTTGGGTACGCTCTTGGGGAATTCACTTTCTTCTGATGGAGGCGCCTGGCAATTGACTTATGGTATAGCGGGCTTCGGATTGGCACTGGCCTTGCCATTCGCACTTTTTGCCATGTTCCCGAATTGGTTGAACTCCTTACCCAAAAGCGGCGGGTGGATGACCACAGTAAAAGTGGTTCTCGGATTTTTAGAACTCGGTTTTGCCTTTAAATTTTTAAGTAATGCCGATCTGGTCTCGCATTGGGGAATCCTTAAGCGAGAGATCTTTTTAGGCGTTTGGATACTCTTAAGCTTGGCCCTAGCGGCCTATCTCTTCGGATTCTTTAAGTTTCCTCATGAAGGTAAAAGCAAGCGCAAGGCGATCCCTGTATTGCTCGGGCTCCTGTTCGTGGCTTTTGCGGGCTATATGACCTTAGGCTTGACCAATCCGCCTAAATCCAACCTATCCTTATTGAGTGGTTTTGCACCACCGATGTTTTACAGTGTCTACGACAAAGATATTTCCGATATCCACGGAGAGCACACCTATACAGATTTTGAGCAAGGTGTGGCTGCAGCTCGCAGTTTGAACAAACCACTGATCATAGACTTTACCGGTTGGGCCTGTGTTAATTGCCGCAAGATGGAAGAACAGGTGTGGGTCGAGCCACAAGTCCGAGCATTATTACACGAAGAATATGTGCTTGTTTCTCTTTATGTGGACGATAGAGCGCCCTTAGATGCCTCAGAGCAATTCAATTTTTTACGTCAGGACGGTAGTTTAAAATCAATTCGCAACGTGGGTAATAAATGGGCAACCTTCCAAACGGTGAACTTTAAGAACAACTCTCAGCCATATTATGTTCTTATGGATGCAGACCTAAATCTGCTCAACAGGCCGGTAGGATATACTCCGGACGCGGACGAATTTGCCTCTTGGCTGCAAACCGGGCTGGATAACTTCAATGCTACGAAAGCACCAAAGCCGATCATCGGGAATTAA